The following coding sequences are from one Photobacterium angustum window:
- a CDS encoding AraC family transcriptional regulator ligand-binding domain-containing protein — MKGDHAVMAPWLECHDKIIPARQHIALLLDLLSSRGVNMHYVLRHTGIFYDDLIAQDLQVSPVQFSRLISNVAKLEQFPELSFLFGQQLIPSVFPTTSHILIHAPTVNTLMNNIALYSESYFPLSKLTTQFDDSGVYVFVEDPYGIEASLSSRDRITYFRWLTEYVFTSVISLVNWRADTKLPWSVMVDWLCPQWQEHYHMYWGKVNFNQPMIALHLPKQYLDVILKDSSSTLYKVARKITPIPSCGLLSHIRNVFRQNLVQVPSLNELSEMMLMSPATLKRRLKAHHHTYRSLLGEVNQQHALYLQQMKQWDDHQIAQEMQFFDVSNYRRAIRRWKTS; from the coding sequence ATGAAAGGGGATCATGCAGTGATGGCACCATGGTTGGAATGCCACGATAAAATAATTCCTGCAAGGCAACACATTGCGTTATTACTGGATTTACTCAGTAGCCGTGGTGTTAATATGCACTACGTATTACGGCATACAGGGATTTTTTATGATGATTTAATTGCGCAAGATTTACAGGTAAGCCCCGTACAATTCTCTCGTTTAATTAGTAATGTAGCGAAGTTAGAGCAGTTTCCTGAATTGAGCTTTCTGTTTGGTCAGCAATTGATCCCGAGTGTATTTCCTACTACTAGCCATATATTGATCCATGCCCCGACTGTAAACACCTTGATGAATAATATAGCGCTTTACTCTGAGAGCTATTTCCCTTTATCTAAACTCACCACACAATTTGATGATTCGGGCGTTTATGTTTTCGTCGAAGATCCTTATGGGATTGAGGCTTCATTGAGTTCCCGAGATCGTATTACTTATTTTCGTTGGCTAACAGAGTATGTATTTACTTCGGTTATATCCCTAGTTAATTGGCGAGCTGATACCAAATTACCTTGGTCTGTTATGGTGGATTGGTTATGTCCACAATGGCAAGAGCATTATCATATGTATTGGGGGAAGGTAAATTTTAATCAACCGATGATAGCCCTGCATTTACCCAAGCAGTATCTAGATGTAATTTTGAAAGATAGCTCTTCAACGTTGTATAAAGTGGCACGAAAGATCACACCCATCCCAAGTTGTGGTTTATTAAGTCATATTCGAAATGTGTTTCGTCAAAATCTTGTTCAAGTGCCTTCGTTAAATGAGCTATCAGAAATGATGTTAATGAGTCCTGCGACTCTAAAGCGTCGATTAAAAGCACATCATCATACTTACCGTTCATTATTGGGCGAGGTTAACCAGCAGCATGCGTTATATTTACAACAGATGAAGCAATGGGATGATCACCAGATCGCTCAAGAAATGCAATTTTTTGATGTAAGCAATTATCGCCGTGCAATCCGGCGTTGGAAGACAAGTTAA